The region GCCGAGGCGCCGATGTTGGCCCCCAAATCGACCACGGTCCGCACCTCGCCCAGATCATGCCCTAGATCATAGCTGTGAGCCCAGAAAACCGAGGTGACCACGGGCAGATCCGACGTCCCGGGCCGAACATGCACCCATGTCCCCTCGCTCACCTCCCAGCACACGGAAGCCAGCGGAGCGCGGGAGGCTTCCAGACGGGCAAAGGCAGGCTGCTCAAGGCTCAGGGTATTCGGGCCGGCGCCAAGCGTTTCCAGCTTGCGATACACCTCGCCGTCCCGCTGAAAGACTTCTGCTGGCCAGTCATCCCACTCAATCAGCAGATGCTCGCCCCGTTCCACATAACGGCCGCCGGACCCATGCGTGCCATGGGTGACCCGACCGGAGCTTGACTCCAGGTGCAGGGGGGCCTGCCACGACGAGGTCTCGGCCATCACCGCCGTTGTAGGCCCCTTCTGGGACACCTCCAGGGGGTGGGAGCGGGCAAAGTCCTGCAAATACGGGTCCTCGACCTGCCGAAGACTGGCGAGGTACGCTGTGTGCCCCCCTTGCTGGAAGGTCTCCAGCCATTTGAGTTGCCCCCCAAACTGCCCCTCGACACTCCGGCGCACCCTGATCAAAAAGTCCTCTTCAGACTTCATTACGTAATGATGGACCGTGGCGGTGGCGATCAACGACTCTGCTAGCGCGCTGTCATCAACCTCCGATTGGGCGTGCTCGGGAAAACGGTCCCAATACCCGCCCCAGTCGGTCCCCAGCACATTGACCCTGGAAAGAAGAGCAAAATCCGGGTTGGGCAGGCCATGCCAAAAAGCGCTCTGGGTTTGCCGCAGGGCCTCAACATCCAGCCTGGACACGCGACTGATATGTTTGGTGTGAGGATCAACCCCCTGAGCACGCCACGTGTATTGCTCCAGAACGCTCCCAGCCGGCCGGCTGACGAAACCACTATTGCCGAACATGAGCCAGTTAAAATACACCGTATCCACCGTCTCCGGGAAACGGGCCAAGAAATCTCCCAGGTTATTAACGCCCCGTAAAACCAAAAATTCGTCGATATCGAGGAACATCACCCAGTCCGCCCGCTGGGAGACTAGGTCCATCATGGACAAATACATCGCCCGTTGCTGTCCCCGCTCGGGGAAGTGCCGGACCGTCACAAAATCGACCAAGGTTGGGCTCAGACTAATTTCGGTCACAAGCGCGCTCGGATCATCATCATTGCAGCACAGATAGACGTGATCGAAGCCAAGGGCTCGGTGATAGGACAACCACTCCCGGATGTAAGGAGCCTCCCACCGAGCGCAGGCGACCAGAACATGGCGGTAGCGCCGCCCCCTCTCCTCCCCTGCGTCCTCCTGCGGACCGGCTTGGCGAAAGCGTTCACGCACCGTCGAGAAAGCCTCCAGATACTGCGGGAAAGCGGTATCTCGGTAGGCCCTCTTGAGGCTGTCACTGATCGCCGCGTCCATGGGGTGTTCGCGAAACCGCGACATCGACCACGCTTTGCCAAAGGGATCGTGAACAGCGACCCGCCAGGACGGATCCATGGTGAGAAGCAAGGAAGCGGTTCGCTCTTGCAGGAAAACCTTGCGCTCCACCTCGCCTGGATAGGTGGTCGGCTGGCAAAGCGCGGTGCGCAAGGGGGTCTCAGGCCCTTCACACACCGCAAACAAGGCCTCATTAAACGCCAGCCATTCCCGCCAAAACGCGGGCCGTGCCACAAAGAAATTGGAAAAGACCACGTGGCGCGCATCCATCACCAAGCTGCTCAAGGGGACATCCACCCCTCGTTGATTCAGGAAGCTTTGGTACGCCTCCATCAGCCCGGGATCGAACACCTCGGCCTGCTCGAAAACGTTAAGAAACATGGCCCCCATATCGGGCTGGGGAGAAAACAAGATCACATCAGCCTGGGCGGCCTGGGCATCAATGAAAGCCACGACCTGATCATGGGACAGCAGGGTCTTGGTGCCGAACTTGGGGCTGAAGAACCCATAGAACGTCATCTCATCGAGCGTTTCCTCCAACAAAAAACGCCGGATCGGCCAGTATTCACGCCAGTCGGGCCGAGGGTTATCCGTGTTGTCGAGGCGAGCGTATCCCGGCTCGATCACCGTTTCCTTGGCATAGGCGATCTGATACAAAGCCACCCGCTCCGCTTTGGCCGACGACCGCGGCACGGGCGTCGAAGCCGGCCGGCTCATCGTCTCTGCGGCGGGATTCTCGCCGTCCTCCCTCCCCTCGGGCACCGGCCCCGGGACACACTTGAAGACATACTGAAACGGCAAGGCATCGCTCACGGCCCCCTCGGGATCAAAGCCCCCGGCGACCGCAAGGCCCCGCAACGCCTGCAAGATGGCGTCTTGCTGCGCAATCGCCGGCAACAGCCGGGTCAGCCCCTGCTCGACCTGCCAGCCGGTGGCCGCGAACATCTCCAGCATCGTGATGCGCGTAAACCAGCGCAGATGGGTACGATCCATCAAGCCCTGGTCTTCGTAGCGGAACTGACCGGACGCCAAACGCCACTGAACGCTCCAGTGCTGGGCATTGGGCACGCACACCAGCAAACACCCGTCCGGGTCAATGCGTCGGCGAACGCGGCGCAAGACACGCCAGGGATCGCGCAAATGCTCCAGGCAGTCGCCAAAGATCCAGCAATCGCTGGGAAACAACGCCTCCCATTGGGCCGGGGTAAAGGTCTCGATATCCCCCGCGTGGGTCTCGGTACAAAAGGCGGCCGCCTGGGCGGCATAGTCGGGATCGATGTCGATTCCCACGAAACGCGTCTTCGGCGCGGCCTTGCGCACCTCGCGCGCCATGGCCCCCAGCATACACCCGACCTCGACGACACACCGCGCCGTCGAGGGAACCAGGGACAAGATCTCGGCATTGGCGACGGCATGGGCCGGGGTCTGTTTCATCAGACACTACCTCTTTCCGGGGGAGGCCAAAGGAATGACTTCTTAGGACTACGGATCCGGTTTAAAAAAAGACTAAACCGACGGCAGGGAAAAAGCGACACACACCACAAAGGGAGCAACACGAGGAGAGGAGGCAAGGAAAGCCGAAACGGCGCAGCTCCCATAGCCCCCTTCCCGCACTTGAGCGGAAACCTCTCTCGATCCAGCTCTTGAGCGCCCGCCATTGTGGTCAAGAAGGTGACAAGACAGGAGAGAGCTCCAAGACCCTGACGGAGGCTTTCTTCACAATCGCCTGAAGGCGTTGTGGATTCGTTAAAACAAAAGATGCTAGGACCTCATATTTTATTTCCTCTCTTTCCCAGCCCTCTCCTTTGCCGTGAGAAGGAACCAACGATGTCCGAGACCCCCCCCCGGGCCACCCTCTCCTCCGAGGGTCAAGCGCTTGTCGCGTATCTGGACCGGCGAGATTGGCGCTTGGAGGATGCGCTGGATGAAAAGGCCTTGCGCGCCTTGCTGGCCGACGCCCCCCTGGTCACCGTGATGGAAGTGGGGGGTGTAAGCCGGGACGAGGCCCGTGCCCTGACCCCCGCCGACCTTTACCGCCTTTGGCTGGAGGTCAGCAGCCCCGACCGCGGCCCGCGCTACGCCGCGTGGTTCAATCTGGGAGTGGAACTCTCGGCCCGGGGCGCGCTGGACGAAGCGGCCCTTGCCTACCAAAATGCCGTCGCCGAAAAGCCCGACTTGCATGTGGCGGCGGTCAACCTAGGCCTTGTCTTGGAAAGTCAAGGCAAGCACGCCGCCGCACTCGCCGTCTGGGAGCAGGCGCTGCAACCCGTCGAAGCTCGCACCGCCCTTCTCAATCATCAAGGCCGCCTGCTGGAAACCTTGGATCGCTTTGAAGAAGCCGAGACCCTTCTCTACAAGAGCCTCCTGCTCGATCCCCACCAGCACGATGCCTACACCCACTGGCTTCACTTGCGCCTTAAAATGTGTGCCTGGCCGGTCTTCGGCCCGCCGCTTCCCGGACGGAGCGTCGGGGAAATGATCCAAGGCGCGGGGGGGCTCTCGGTTCTCAGTCTGTTTGACGATAACGCCCGCATCAATGAGTGGGTCGAATCCTGGCTGGTGCGCAAAATGCCGCAGCCCTGCGAACAACTGGCGCCCCCGGAAGGGTACGCGCACGACAAGATTCGTATTGGCTACCTGTCCTCCGACTACTGCTTGCACCCCATCAGCATGCTGATGGTCGAGGTGCTGGAGCGCCATGACCGCTCGTCTTTTGAGATCATCGGCTATTGCAGCAGCCCCGAGGACGGCAGCGGCTTGCGACAGCGCATCCTTGCGGCGTTCGATCGGGTGGAGCGGGTGCGCGACCTCAGCGACGAGGCTCTGGCTCGACGCATTCGGGCCGACGAAATCGACATCCTGGTCGATCTTAACGGCTTGACCGAGGGAACCCGCCTCGGCGCCCTGCGCTGGCGCCCCGCCCCGGTTCAGGTGACCTATCTGGGATACGTGGGCTCCATGCCCATTCCCGAACTGGACTACGCCATCGCCGATCGTTATGTGGTCCCGGAAGCTCTGGCCCATGATTTTTACCCCCAGCCCCTTTACATGCCTCGGGTCTATCAAGCGAACGACACGCAAGCCGAGATCGGCCCCGAGGAAACTCGGGCCGACGTCGGATTGCCCGAGGATCGCTTCATTTACTGCTGCTTTTCCAACACCTACAAAATCACCGAAGAGATTTTCGAGGCCTGGATGAGCATCCTGCGCCGCGTCGAAAACTCGGTCTTGTGGGTTCTGGCCCGCAATCCCTGGGCCCAGGCCTCCATGCGCCGTCACGCCGAGGCCCGCGGGGTGGATCCGGCCCGTCTGATTTTCGCCGCCCCCACCGGCCCCGCCCAGTACCTGTCGCGCCTGCGGCTCGCGGATCTCTTCTTGGACACCTATCCCTACAACTCGGGAACCACCGCCAGCGATGCGCTGCGCATGGGTCTGCCCATGGTGACCTTGGCGGGACGGACCTTCTCGTCGCGTATGGCGGGGAGTCTGCTCCATCAGGTGGGGCTGGGAGCGTGCGTCGCGGAAACCCTGGATGACTATATTAATATCGCCGCCCGCCTTGGGGCCTCTCCAGCCGCCTACCGGCCGGTGCGCGAGAGCTTGGCCGGCGACATCTGGCGTCGCACCCTGGGGGATACGGCGGCTTTTGTGCACGACCTGGAAGAACAATTCCGCAGAATCCGCAAAGCCCCTTGAGCGTTGTCCTTGCCCTTCCACAAAGGGGGGGCGTGCGACACGAGACCCTTTAAGGATTGTTGGGGGGAGGCTGGCCTGCCCCGCCTCCTCACTCATACCAGAGCCCCCCATTCTTGAGGTCAGACCAAGGGGAAGCCTTCACCCGCCCGCGAATGCCGACGCGCAGAACGCGCCCCCTCGGGCAAAAGACATCTCTTTTGATAGATAACCGGCGACTTCTCCCCTCCTTTTGAAGGAACCCTCGCCGAGAGACGGATCTGAACACCTCTCAATGGTGAACGCTTTTTATCCTGAAGCATCTCCGTCCTTCACCGGAATCCTTGTTCCTCTTTCTAGTCTGCTTCCCCCTCCTCCCTCATCTAACTTGGCCCGGGAGGAATTTTTCCCAAGAAGACCGGCATCTCCATCTTTTCCGAGTCTTCCAAATGACCAATAGCCCTCAAACACTCCATGGACTAATGCGTGTCCACGGCAAATTTTACCGGGTTCCGGCGAGACGCCCCCCACCCCGCCCCCCCCGAATTCCTTGTTTATCTTCGAGGAGAAGAGCATACTGGCTCCCGAACCCTTGCCCCCAGAATGGAGGTTGTTCATGTCCTGCACTTCCTGGCTGAAGCCATGGTGCGTTTCTCTTAGCGGAACGCTCCTCTTAGAAAAAGCCCCTGTTCCCCGGGAAACGTCGAGCCCCCGCGACAAAGTCGCGGCCTCAGACAGCCACTAGTGGAGGACAGACATGGTATCGCCAATTTCAGGCTACACGCCAACGCAAGTCTCGGCGTTGACGACAGCCCAAATCGCGTCCTTGTCAACCTCCGACATCACGGAGATGACAACAGCGCAAGTTCAAGCGCTCACCACTGACCATATTAAGGTCCTGTCGACCGCCCAAATCAAAGCCTTCACCTCGACTCAGTTGGTCTTCTCGGCGTCTCAGCTGCAAATGTTCAGCAGCGCCGGGGTTGGCGCCCTGGAAACGGACTTCAATGCCCTCAAGGCAACCCAGGTCCAGGCCCTGTCCACCGCCCAACTCGCGGGGTTGACCAGCGCCCAACTCTCGGCCCTGACCACAGCCGACGTGCAGGAACTGACCAAGACGCAGGTGGGGGCCCTGTCCACCACCCAGTTCAAGTCGTTGACATCAGTCCAGATTGGCGCGCTCACCGCCACCCAGATCCAGGGACTGACCACCGCCGAGGTCGCCACCCTTACGTCATCCACCGTGGCCGCCATGACCAAGACGCAGGTCGCGTCTTTGACCACGAGCCAGATCACGAGTCTCGGCACCTCGGCCCTCACCGGCCTTTCCGGCGATCAGGTCGCCGGCCTGAGCGCAACCCAGGTCGGAGCGCTGACCACCGGCCAAGTCGCGGCCTTGCGCACCGCCGACATCGCCGAACTGACCACCACCCAGGTCGCGGCCCTCAGCACGGCGCAGATTGGAGCGCTCGGGACCGCCGCCCTCCAGACCCTCACCTCGGCCCAGACCGCCGCCCTGACCACCACGCAAGTGCGGTCGCTCTCGGTCACCCAATTGAACGGGTTGAGCACGGGTGACATCGGCGAATTCACCAAAACCCAGATCAGCGCGCTCTCCACATCACAAATTGCCGGCCTGTCCACCAAGGCCGTGTCGGCCCTCACCTCGGCCCAGGTAAGTGGCCTGGGGACCGGCCAACTGGCGGCGCTGACCACCGCCCAGGTCGCCGCCCTCACCACCGCCGATATTGGTGAGTTTTCGGCCACGCAGGTGGCCTCCCTCAGTGCAACCCAAATCCAGGCGCTCACCTCCGCCGATGTCGGGGCACTCACCAAGACCCAGGTCGGAGCGCTCACCACAGGCCAAGTCGCCGCACTCCTGACCAAGCAGGTCCAAAACCTCACCAGCGATCAGTTGAGTGCCCTGAGCGTGACCCAGGTTGGGGCGTTCAGCACGGCCCAGGTCAACGCGTTCTCCACCTCCACGGTAGCCGCCCTTAACAAGACGCAGCTCGCGGCCATGAGCACCGCCCAGGTCGCTGCTCTGGGCACGGCAGCCCTCGCCTCTCTCAACAGCACCCAGATGGGAAGCCTAACGGCAACCCAGATTGGCTCGCTCTCGACCGCCCAGGTCGCCAGCCTCAGCACGGCCGACATTCGCGAACTGATCAGCTCTCAGGTTGCGGCGTTGACGGTCACCCAACTCGGCGTGATCGGCACGGCAGCGCTCTCGGCTCTGACCAGCAGTCAGGTCCAGTCACTGACAACGGCGCAGATCCGGGCCTTGTCCACGGCTCAGATCGCCAGCCTCGGCACCGCCGATATCCAGGAACTGAACAAGACCCAAATCGGCGTGCTCACCACGACCCAGGTGGCGGCCATCAGCTCCACGGCGATTGCGGCCCTGACCTCGGGCCAGGTCTCTGGCCTCAGCTCGGCCCAGGTGGCCGCGCTGTCCACCAAGCAGATCCAGAGCTTGGGCACCGCTCAGGTTAACGCCCTTAGCGCCACCCAGGTGAAGGGTCTGACCACCGGCCAAGTCGCCGCCTTTACCACCGCCACGGTCGGCGGGCTCAATGCCACCTTGGTGGCCGCCCTCTCCACCGATCAGGTCGCCCGCCTGGGCACCGCGGCCCTCTCGGCCCTGACCTCGACGCAAGTCGCGGCCATGACCTCCGGCCAGATCGCCGCCCTCACCACCGCCCAGTTGGCCGGCCTTAGCACCGCTGATCTCGGCGAACTGACCAAGACCCAGGTCGGTGCGCTCTCCACCAGCCAGTTGGCCTCGTTGTCCTCCAAGGCCCTCTCGGCCCTGACCTCGGCCCAAGTCTCCGGCCTGACCACCGGTCAGATCCAGGGGCTGACCTCGGCCCAGATCGCCACCCTCGGCACCGCCGACATCGGTGAACTGACCGCCACCCAGGTCGGCGCGCTCACCTCCAAGCAGATCGCCAGCCTGACCACCGCGGGCGTCTCGGCCCTGACCTCCGCTCAGGTCGCCGCGCTCTCCACCGCCCAGGTGGGGGCTCTGACCACCGCCCAGGTCGGCGCGTTGAACACCAAGGACGTGACCGAGCTGACCAAGACCCAGGTTGGCGCCCTTGGCACCGCCCAGGTCGCGGCCTCAGTTCAGCGGCGGTCGGCGCTCTCAACGCTACCTTGCTCTCCGGTCTGACCACCGGTCAGGTCGCGGCTATGACCTCCAAGCAGGTCTCCAGCCTGACCTCGGCCCAGGTCGCCGCCCTGTCCACCGGGCAGATCCGGGCGCTCAGTTCGGCCCAGATCGGTGCCCTCTCGACCGATGGCTTGGCCGGCCTCACCGCCACCCAGATCTCCGGCCTGACCAACACCCAGGTCGCCGCCCTCGCGACCAAGACCGTGCTGGCCTTGAACGCGACCCAGACCGCTGCCCTGACCTCCGGGCAACTGTCGTCCCTGACCACGGCCCAGATCGCCGCCTTTGGCACCGCTGACATCGGCGAACTGACCAAGACCCAAATCGGTGCCCTGACCGCCACCCAGGTGGCGTCCATCAGCTCCACCGCCCTTGCCGCTTTGACCACAGCTCAGGTCTCTGGCCTCAGCTCGGCCCAGGTGGCTGCCCTGTCCACCAAGCAGATCCAGAGCTTGGGTACCGCTCAGGTTAACGCCCTCAGCGCCACCCAGGTGAAGGGTCTGACCACCGGCCAAGTCGCCGCCTTTACCACCGCCACGGTCGGCGGGCTCAATGCCACCTTGGTGGCCGCCCTCTCCACCGATCAGGTCGCCCGCCTGGGCACCGCGGCCCTCTCGGCCCTGACCTCGACGCAAGTCGCGGCCATGACGTCCGGCCAGATCGCCGCCCTCACCACCGCTCAGTTGGCCGGCCTTAGCACCGCTGATCTCGGCGAACTGASCAAGACCCAGGTCGGCGCGCTCTCCACCAGCCAGTTGGCCTCGTTGTCCTCCAAGGCCCTCTCGGCCCTGACCTCGGCCCAAGTCTCCGGCCTGACCACCGGTCAGATCCAGGGGCTCACCTCGGCCCAGATCGCCACGCTCGGCACCGCCGACATCGGTGAACTGACCGCGACCCAGGTCGGCGCGCTCACTTCCAAGCAGATCGCCAGCCTGACCACTGCGGGCGTCTCGGCCCTGACCTCCGCTCAGGTCGCCGCGCTCTCCACCGCCCAGGTGGGGGCTCTGACTACCGCCCAGGTCGGCGCGTTGAATACCAAGGACGTGACCGAGCTGAACAAGACCCAGGTCGGCGCCCTTGGCACCGCCCAGGTCGCGGCCCTCAGTTCGGCAGCGGTCGGCGCTCTCAACGCCACCTTGCTCTCCGGTCTGACCACCGGTCAGGTCGCGGCTATGACCTCCAAGCAGGTCTCCAGCCTGACCTCGGCCCAGGTCGCCGCCCTGTCCACCGGGCAGATCCGGGCGCTCAGTTCGGCCCAGATCGGTGCCCTCTCGACCGATGGCTTGGCCGGCCTCACCGCCACCCAGATCTCCGGCCTGACCAACACCCAGGTCGCCGCCCTCGCGACCAAGACCGTGCTGGCCTTGAACGCGACCCAGACCGCTGCCCTGACCTCCGGGCAACTGTCGTCCCTGACCACGGCCCAGATCGCCGCCTTTGGCACCGCTGACATCGGCGAACTGACCAAGACCCAAATCGGTGCCCTGACCGCCACCCAGGTGGCGTCCATCAGCTCCACCGCCCTTGCCGCTTTGACCACGGCTCAGGTCTCCGGCCTCAGCTCGGCCCAGGTGGCTGCCCTGTCCACCAAGCAGATCCAGAGCTTGGGCACCGCTCAGGTTAACGCCCTCAGCGCCACCCAGGTGAAGGGTCTGACCACCGGCCAAGTCGCCGCCTTTACCACCGCCACGGTCGGCGGGCTCAATGCCACCTTGGTGGCCGCCCTCTCCACCGATCAGGTCGCCCGCCTGGGCACCGCGGCCCTCTCGGCCCTGACCTCGACGCAAGTCGCGGCCATGACCTCCGGCCAGATCGCCGCCCTCACCACCGCTCAGTTGGCCGGCCTTAGCACCGCTGATCTCGGCGAACTGACCAAGACCCAGGTCGGCGCGCTCTCCACCAGCCAGTTGGCCTCGTTGTCCTCCAAGGCCCTCTCGGCCCTGACCTCGGCCCAAGTCTCCGGGTTGAGCACCAAA is a window of Pararhodospirillum photometricum DSM 122 DNA encoding:
- a CDS encoding glycosyl transferase family 1 — translated: MSETPPRATLSSEGQALVAYLDRRDWRLEDALDEKALRALLADAPLVTVMEVGGVSRDEARALTPADLYRLWLEVSSPDRGPRYAAWFNLGVELSARGALDEAALAYQNAVAEKPDLHVAAVNLGLVLESQGKHAAALAVWEQALQPVEARTALLNHQGRLLETLDRFEEAETLLYKSLLLDPHQHDAYTHWLHLRLKMCAWPVFGPPLPGRSVGEMIQGAGGLSVLSLFDDNARINEWVESWLVRKMPQPCEQLAPPEGYAHDKIRIGYLSSDYCLHPISMLMVEVLERHDRSSFEIIGYCSSPEDGSGLRQRILAAFDRVERVRDLSDEALARRIRADEIDILVDLNGLTEGTRLGALRWRPAPVQVTYLGYVGSMPIPELDYAIADRYVVPEALAHDFYPQPLYMPRVYQANDTQAEIGPEETRADVGLPEDRFIYCCFSNTYKITEEIFEAWMSILRRVENSVLWVLARNPWAQASMRRHAEARGVDPARLIFAAPTGPAQYLSRLRLADLFLDTYPYNSGTTASDALRMGLPMVTLAGRTFSSRMAGSLLHQVGLGACVAETLDDYINIAARLGASPAAYRPVRESLAGDIWRRTLGDTAAFVHDLEEQFRRIRKAP
- a CDS encoding beta strand repeat-containing protein — translated: MVSPISGYTPTQVSALTTAQIASLSTSDITEMTTAQVQALTTDHIKVLSTAQIKAFTSTQLVFSASQLQMFSSAGVGALETDFNALKATQVQALSTAQLAGLTSAQLSALTTADVQELTKTQVGALSTTQFKSLTSVQIGALTATQIQGLTTAEVATLTSSTVAAMTKTQVASLTTSQITSLGTSALTGLSGDQVAGLSATQVGALTTGQVAALRTADIAELTTTQVAALSTAQIGALGTAALQTLTSAQTAALTTTQVRSLSVTQLNGLSTGDIGEFTKTQISALSTSQIAGLSTKAVSALTSAQVSGLGTGQLAALTTAQVAALTTADIGEFSATQVASLSATQIQALTSADVGALTKTQVGALTTGQVAALLTKQVQNLTSDQLSALSVTQVGAFSTAQVNAFSTSTVAALNKTQLAAMSTAQVAALGTAALASLNSTQMGSLTATQIGSLSTAQVASLSTADIRELISSQVAALTVTQLGVIGTAALSALTSSQVQSLTTAQIRALSTAQIASLGTADIQELNKTQIGVLTTTQVAAISSTAIAALTSGQVSGLSSAQVAALSTKQIQSLGTAQVNALSATQVKGLTTGQVAAFTTATVGGLNATLVAALSTDQVARLGTAALSALTSTQVAAMTSGQIAALTTAQLAGLSTADLGELTKTQVGALSTSQLASLSSKALSALTSAQVSGLTTGQIQGLTSAQIATLGTADIGELTATQVGALTSKQIASLTTAGVSALTSAQVAALSTAQVGALTTAQVGALNTKDVTELTKTQVGALGTAQVAASVQRRSALSTLPCSPV
- a CDS encoding FkbM family methyltransferase, whose amino-acid sequence is MKQTPAHAVANAEILSLVPSTARCVVEVGCMLGAMAREVRKAAPKTRFVGIDIDPDYAAQAAAFCTETHAGDIETFTPAQWEALFPSDCWIFGDCLEHLRDPWRVLRRVRRRIDPDGCLLVCVPNAQHWSVQWRLASGQFRYEDQGLMDRTHLRWFTRITMLEMFAATGWQVEQGLTRLLPAIAQQDAILQALRGLAVAGGFDPEGAVSDALPFQYVFKCVPGPVPEGREDGENPAAETMSRPASTPVPRSSAKAERVALYQIAYAKETVIEPGYARLDNTDNPRPDWREYWPIRRFLLEETLDEMTFYGFFSPKFGTKTLLSHDQVVAFIDAQAAQADVILFSPQPDMGAMFLNVFEQAEVFDPGLMEAYQSFLNQRGVDVPLSSLVMDARHVVFSNFFVARPAFWREWLAFNEALFAVCEGPETPLRTALCQPTTYPGEVERKVFLQERTASLLLTMDPSWRVAVHDPFGKAWSMSRFREHPMDAAISDSLKRAYRDTAFPQYLEAFSTVRERFRQAGPQEDAGEERGRRYRHVLVACARWEAPYIREWLSYHRALGFDHVYLCCNDDDPSALVTEISLSPTLVDFVTVRHFPERGQQRAMYLSMMDLVSQRADWVMFLDIDEFLVLRGVNNLGDFLARFPETVDTVYFNWLMFGNSGFVSRPAGSVLEQYTWRAQGVDPHTKHISRVSRLDVEALRQTQSAFWHGLPNPDFALLSRVNVLGTDWGGYWDRFPEHAQSEVDDSALAESLIATATVHHYVMKSEEDFLIRVRRSVEGQFGGQLKWLETFQQGGHTAYLASLRQVEDPYLQDFARSHPLEVSQKGPTTAVMAETSSWQAPLHLESSSGRVTHGTHGSGGRYVERGEHLLIEWDDWPAEVFQRDGEVYRKLETLGAGPNTLSLEQPAFARLEASRAPLASVCWEVSEGTWVHVRPGTSDLPVVTSVFWAHSYDLGHDLGEVRTVVDLGANIGASALYFAQRYPKATLVAVEPEESNFLLLQKNLLGLPRVFPLRAAIWSHDTECEVDVEEQGQARAPWAFRSRAVGEGGARVAAWSMPTLLRHYEMTTVDLLKIDVEGAEVELFCGSLAWLEQVRWVVIETHERFRPGAEEAVTRALAPTHQEHASVAGNRVFSRRDTYQDL